Genomic DNA from Solanum dulcamara chromosome 4, daSolDulc1.2, whole genome shotgun sequence:
aatatattgttatataattaaataataaaatataatcaattaatttataaattaaaactaGAGTCCTGATTAAATGGTAATTCGATCTTACCATTAATACATTTATTACAGTTTTCTTTAAACCgtttattaataaattaattactgcattatattttaaaatttgttataACTTAATAGAGTTTTATTTCTACAATTTGAAACTTATAAAATACTTTTATAACTCGAAATATGATatcttaataataaaattttaaaaattttcactTCAAAAATTACACTAAATTATTTGTATTATGCCAAAAATAATCAGTACTCGTTGATCGTTATTATAGTCAGTCAAATGAAAAAAGTGTGCATGTATTTTGGGGGAAAGAGAATtgttcaaaagaaaaaagaagggaCAAAACCCAGAGTCGTATTTTCCATCTCATTTGTCAAAGTACACATGCATGCAAGTTAAGGCAAAATTTCCTGGTAGCTTACTAAAAGCGTAGTCAAAGGAACATCCAAACTGAGGCTGAGCTATCACTCAAATATCCCATAGGAATGgtaaaatatgatatttaacTTATAATCTTAAAAATAAGACAACTTTGGTATTACAATCGGTAAAGATAATTTGATGGAATAAAGTATTCTTATATGAATAGTGTATATAATTCAAactcaaattttttaattataaataatcGTAACGAGTGAAAATGTATTAAATCATgcgaaaaaaaattaaaacaacactTAATTAAACGACGCATTAAaacataatattattattatttttacaggtgatcaaattaatttatgcgcactttaaatatatattttatcaaatacCTATCATCTCCTATTGAAACAAATATTAGATAACTCTATTATTGAATAACTTATAATAAATTACTCCATTGTCATGTTATTAGTGTCCAAGACTTTAAATAGTAAAATCTAGACAATGACATTCACTACCAAATTTCAAGTTGAAGGTTAACCGTGTTTCcacatatattaattaaatttaattatatgtCCAAGATGGACCGCATTTGCATGCATGCGGCCGAAACAATGAACAAGTTTTGTTTATTTCCTTAAAAATCTCATTAACAGTCAATTACTCTAATATCTGAAGTTAGCAAAAGAATCGAACGTCGTCTGGAAATTCTTTGAGATTCGTGTCAAATGTAACATTGACTAGGAAATGTCTTACGTACTAATTGATACAATTAGGTAGTTGTACTAAATAATTTACCTATTAATTTAACACGTACGTACTAAACTTTACATGTTTTCCCTATAAATATGCATGCATTTATAGCTTAATCCAACAATTCGCAATATCATCCCTACAAATACTTTTTAAAGTGTTTAATTTGTGAGAGTTGAGCCTTTACCAATAAGGTGAGAGTTCAGATAAGCATTGTATATTCagtactttttaatttttatttcgcACCGTACACTCTTGATTTTTAGCATTTTTGTGATCGAAACAGTGAATTCGTCGCCTTGGAAACCGTGAAGATGGGATTTTTTCTACCTTGGATGGtgatttattttcttgtttattatTCAGGTCTGTAATTAAGCCAAGcctattttatataatttaaacattatttaaaacaattgatatgaatatcaacttctcttttttgTGCCTTTCTTTTTTGTAGGGGTTGAAGTTTATGGTGAAGACTACGATTATAGTTTCACATCTGAGGCAAAAGCTTCCCCATATACATGCAATATCTTATTATACTACTGTTTTAATTATGAACATGGAGGATTTGAATTCCAGAATTTATATATAGgattataaattacattttgcACACCGAtagtataaataattttatactatattattgtattttaaCTTGCTGTAATAGGTAATTAAGTCgctcaattatgtttttacaaATATTAATACAAAACcatattgcatatgcttccagTGTTTGGCAGACCCCCTAAGTGCTCAATACAATGGAGGAATAGTTATGAATCCAAACTTCAATGAGGGACTCAATGGCTGGAAAAAATCTGGATTTGCAAATATGGCCACTAGGATGTCCAACAATGCAAATAACACTTTCATTGTGGCTAGTAACAGAAAAGGACCCTTTCATGGGTTTACccaaaaatatttcttgaaaaaggATACTTACTACGTCACTTCAGGTACttcacttaattttttataattaactCAATTAATTTTGACCCACTCATTTGACACTCTTATTTGCAGCTTGGGTGCAAGTGAGCCATGGAGATGCTCATGTGGCTTTAGTATTTAGAGGACCATTTGGAATTCAACGTACTGGATGGGCTATTGCTCGTTCTGGCTGCTGGTCTATGCTAAAAGGTGGCTTAATACTAACTGCTTCAGCTCGTGTGGACCTATATCTTGAGGTGAgttattttaccttatatatatatatactgacagtataaaaaaaattaacacaaATTATAAATGATTCAAGTTGTCCTAATTCGactttgtttaattattttcactTGTATCAATTTCTAGGCCAACAATACAGCCATTGAGTTATGGGCAGATAGCATATCAATAAAATCATTTTCTCAAGAGGAGTGGAAATTTCATCAACATCAAAACACAGAGAAGGTAAATGTCTTAGTAAAATTTTACATGTTACGAGACCGCCGTAGTGAAATGAAATTAAATGCTCTATCAACATACTCAGGAGTGGACCTAGCTAAGAAGTTATGACTTATGAATTCGTGTGAACTCAATAACTTTTATCCAAAGagtgtaaatatatttttaaaaatctctAACAATATGTTGCAGGTACGTAAAGCTAAAGTAAAAATCCAAGTAGTTGATTCTCAAGGCCAGCTATTACCAAATGCAACAGTCTCCCTGGCACAACAAAGGAACAATTTCCCGTTTGGCAACGCGATAAGCCAACATATCCTCAACAACAAAGCCTATCAAGATTGGTTTACATCGCGATTCAAGTACACTGTTTTCGAGAATGAAATGAAATGGTATGCCAACGAGAAAATCCCCGGCCAACTGGACTACAACGTGGCGGATGCCATGCTTAGGCTTGTCCAAAAACATAACATTCAAGTACGCGGCCACAACGTTTTCTGGAACAACCCCCTGAACATGCCCTCGTGGGCGAATTCTCTTTCACCAGCACAGCTCGCTTTAGCTGCATCGAGAAGGATAAATTCGGTGATGAATCAATACTTAGGTCAACTTATTCACTGGGATGTTGTGAACGAAAACCTCCACTTttcatttttagaaaatatactCGGGGAAAATGTGTCTGCTGTTTATTACAAGAAGGCTAATGAAATTGATAGCAAGGCGATTCCATTCTTGAATGATTTCAATACAATTGAACATGGATTTGATGGAACTTCAAATCCAGCAAAGTACTTGGAAAAAATTCGAGACCTTCGATCCCACGGTTATAGTGGACCGTTAGGAATTGGCTTGCAGGGGCATTTTGTCAAACCAAATTTACCTTATATAAGATCTTCTCTTGATATGCTTGCTTCAGCTGGATTGCCAATTTGGATCACTGAGTTAGATGTTGCAAACACCACCAATCAGGCaatcttcaagtcttttacgcAAATAGTCggttaaatttaatatttactttTTCTAGCCGTTATATATACTGACTATACATGGTTATACATTTAAGCTATTTAatatatgaataataataataatttgtaaTTTATTGTTATAGTGAGTAAAATTTAGTAACTGTAGGTGAAACTAACCTGATGGTCTTTCAAATTGGACAGGAAGTATATTTGGAAGAGATTATAAGGGAGGTTCATGCGCATCCAGGAGTGAAAGGCAAAATGATGTGGGCACCATGGGGTCCTAAAGGATGTTACAGAATGTATTTGACTGATAACAATTTCAAGAATTTGCCTATTGGAGATGTTGTTGACAAGATTCTTAAAGAATGGAGTCATCAAGGTTTTTCTGGTACTACTAATGAAAATGGCATTTTTGAAACTTCACTTTTTCATGGAGAATATCAAGTTGAAATCAATCATCCTGGAAAACAAACATATGCCTCCATGACTCAGAAAGTTAACGTGGCAGCACAAAAGGATGGAACAAAGGAAATTTCACATTATACAATTTTTGTTTGACACTATTGCTGATTACCTACTCCTAATTAAGTCAATTAATTGCTTGTTGATTTTGGTCCTAATAGATAAATTTGTCACAAAAGTTTGTCATTGAAATCAAAATAAGGAGTTATCTGATTTTAGTTTTAGGGAAGTCTTTCAAATATGATAAAcactgattattattttttatgatattattatgGTTATTGTGTCTTTATCTTGAACTTCTCATTTTAC
This window encodes:
- the LOC129887988 gene encoding endo-1,4-beta-xylanase 5-like, producing the protein MNPNFNEGLNGWKKSGFANMATRMSNNANNTFIVASNRKGPFHGFTQKYFLKKDTYYVTSAWVQVSHGDAHVALVFRGPFGIQRTGWAIARSGCWSMLKGGLILTASARVDLYLEANNTAIELWADSISIKSFSQEEWKFHQHQNTEKVNVLVKFYMLRDRRSEMKLNALSTYSGVDLAKKL
- the LOC129887374 gene encoding endo-1,4-beta-xylanase 5-like; this translates as MKWYANEKIPGQLDYNVADAMLRLVQKHNIQVRGHNVFWNNPLNMPSWANSLSPAQLALAASRRINSVMNQYLGQLIHWDVVNENLHFSFLENILGENVSAVYYKKANEIDSKAIPFLNDFNTIEHGFDGTSNPAKYLEKIRDLRSHGYSGPLGIGLQGHFVKPNLPYIRSSLDMLASAGLPIWITELDVANTTNQEVYLEEIIREVHAHPGVKGKMMWAPWGPKGCYRMYLTDNNFKNLPIGDVVDKILKEWSHQGFSGTTNENGIFETSLFHGEYQVEINHPGKQTYASMTQKVNVAAQKDGTKEISHYTIFV